In Bythopirellula goksoeyrii, a single window of DNA contains:
- a CDS encoding family 16 glycoside hydrolase — protein sequence MLPIKRTLCALVGVVALTLSQMQPHASAEDQSLFNGRDLTGWSGNAKLWSVRDGQIVGSTVDNPIKANTFLVWEGGEVGDFRLTYKARIEGDNNSGVQYRSTLADPETWKVVGYQADMHANPEYLAMLYSEGTGRGIVATRGQKVVVEEATGQPKVVGKTADPTPVDVTQWHDYEIIARGNHLIHKLDGKVTVDVTDNHKENLDRGILALQVHTGPPMTVFFKDIVLEKFEDGAEETEATNTSEQGAQNSKQDQPSEIETVAKGFKVEKVFEVPPSMGSWVSLAVDNRGRLIASDQQDAGMFLIKPAKLGTSEKTQVQKLPVEISGAQGLVWAFDALYMMVNNGSTPGLHRLTDTNDDGLVDSDEYLMEVSGRGEHGPHAVVLAPDGKSLYVAGGNHTPLPKQIAGSRLPQNWDEDLLLPRQWDARGHAKGILAPGGWICQVDPTGKQWEVVSSGYRNEYDIAFNDDGELFAYDADMEWDFGMPWYRPTRLVHSTSGSEFGWRSGSGKWPEYYEDSLPAVVDFGPGSPTGIIFGYGAKFPAKYQKALFLLDWTFGTIYAVHLTPEGSSYSGDAEEFITGRPLPVTDAVIGDDGALYFTVGGRGVDSALYRVTYVGDEPTTPVSGSDPANSELRDLRHKLEAMQGHGGGDLELIFANLGNPDRFIRYAARVALESQPIDDWREQALSLSNPRATISAMIALARQGGSTEKVPALEALNKIDISTLDESEKLALLRAYGLVFIRLGEPDEGTRQQLIAKWGPLYASPGNSDHFNFELAQLLVYLRDSEVIGKTLTLMDSLGPERIPDWAELVKRNEVYGSTIQSMLDDMPPLRAIHFAFVLRNAKDGWTLPQRQKYFQFFPKAAQHPGGASYAGFLDNMRDEAYATCSPSEKVLLEPILSQSLTAEPFQATAPVGPGRQWTKAEALKVLSGNLKGRDKESGRNLFHATSCAKCHRFRGEGGAIGPDLSTVANKFSLSDVLDSLLEPSKVISDQYDSQQVLTADGLLLQGRVIELDDEYQVYTADPDAPPAIIPREDVEEINPSNISQMPTGLIDTLNDEELKDLVAYLMGK from the coding sequence ATGCTACCAATCAAACGAACTCTTTGTGCCCTGGTTGGCGTCGTGGCACTCACTCTCAGCCAGATGCAGCCACATGCTAGTGCTGAGGACCAATCACTTTTCAACGGTCGCGACCTCACAGGTTGGTCGGGCAACGCAAAACTGTGGTCCGTTCGCGACGGTCAGATCGTAGGCTCGACGGTCGACAACCCAATTAAGGCGAACACGTTTCTCGTCTGGGAAGGGGGAGAAGTCGGCGATTTTCGTTTGACCTACAAAGCGAGAATCGAAGGCGACAACAATTCCGGCGTCCAATATCGCAGCACGCTCGCTGACCCCGAAACCTGGAAAGTCGTTGGCTACCAGGCGGATATGCATGCGAATCCCGAATACTTGGCGATGCTCTACAGCGAAGGAACCGGGCGCGGGATCGTCGCCACGCGTGGGCAAAAAGTCGTCGTGGAGGAAGCCACTGGCCAACCAAAGGTCGTCGGAAAGACGGCGGATCCAACTCCCGTCGATGTTACACAGTGGCACGACTACGAGATCATTGCCCGAGGCAATCATCTGATTCACAAGCTTGATGGCAAAGTGACGGTGGATGTCACCGACAATCACAAAGAAAATCTCGACCGCGGCATTCTCGCACTGCAAGTCCACACCGGACCACCTATGACCGTGTTCTTCAAGGACATTGTGCTGGAAAAATTTGAGGATGGTGCAGAGGAAACCGAAGCAACTAACACTTCCGAGCAAGGAGCGCAGAATTCAAAACAAGACCAGCCCTCAGAGATTGAAACCGTGGCTAAAGGTTTCAAAGTGGAAAAGGTGTTCGAGGTTCCTCCTTCCATGGGTTCTTGGGTCTCGCTGGCCGTAGACAATAGGGGACGGTTGATTGCCTCAGATCAGCAAGATGCGGGGATGTTCTTGATCAAGCCAGCAAAGCTGGGGACCTCGGAAAAAACTCAGGTACAGAAACTGCCGGTCGAGATTAGCGGTGCTCAAGGGTTGGTCTGGGCGTTCGACGCGCTCTACATGATGGTCAACAATGGTTCGACCCCAGGTCTACACCGATTGACGGACACAAACGACGATGGGCTGGTGGACTCGGACGAGTATCTAATGGAGGTTTCCGGAAGGGGTGAACATGGACCTCATGCGGTGGTTCTCGCTCCGGATGGCAAGTCTTTGTATGTAGCAGGTGGCAATCATACACCCCTTCCCAAGCAGATCGCCGGTAGCCGCCTGCCACAGAATTGGGACGAAGATCTTCTGTTGCCCCGACAATGGGATGCTCGTGGACATGCCAAAGGAATCCTCGCCCCCGGGGGATGGATTTGCCAAGTTGATCCCACAGGAAAGCAGTGGGAAGTCGTAAGCAGCGGTTATCGCAATGAGTATGACATTGCATTCAACGACGATGGAGAACTATTCGCCTACGATGCCGACATGGAATGGGACTTTGGCATGCCCTGGTATCGTCCAACCCGGCTTGTCCACAGCACCAGTGGCAGTGAATTTGGCTGGCGGAGTGGTTCTGGAAAGTGGCCCGAGTATTACGAAGATTCCCTTCCGGCCGTTGTTGATTTTGGCCCTGGATCGCCGACAGGAATTATCTTCGGCTATGGTGCCAAATTCCCAGCAAAATACCAAAAGGCCTTGTTCCTCTTGGATTGGACCTTTGGAACGATCTATGCAGTTCACCTGACTCCCGAGGGATCGAGTTACTCGGGAGACGCGGAGGAATTCATCACAGGCCGACCCCTACCGGTGACAGATGCCGTGATCGGTGATGATGGGGCATTATATTTTACCGTGGGTGGTCGAGGCGTTGATTCGGCTCTCTATCGTGTGACCTATGTGGGTGACGAGCCGACGACTCCTGTTTCGGGTAGCGATCCAGCGAACAGCGAATTGAGGGACCTACGCCATAAGCTCGAGGCGATGCAGGGCCACGGCGGGGGTGACCTCGAACTGATCTTTGCCAATTTGGGAAACCCGGATCGATTTATCCGCTATGCGGCCCGAGTTGCCTTGGAGTCTCAACCGATCGACGATTGGCGTGAACAGGCCCTATCGCTATCCAATCCTCGTGCCACGATTTCGGCCATGATTGCTCTGGCTCGGCAAGGAGGATCCACTGAAAAAGTGCCTGCTCTAGAGGCACTCAACAAGATTGATATCAGCACTCTTGATGAGTCAGAAAAGCTGGCGTTGCTGCGAGCTTACGGCTTGGTATTTATTCGCCTCGGAGAACCCGATGAAGGGACTCGTCAGCAACTGATCGCTAAGTGGGGCCCTCTCTATGCATCACCGGGAAACTCGGATCACTTCAACTTCGAGTTGGCTCAGTTGCTGGTCTATCTTCGGGACTCTGAGGTAATTGGCAAGACGTTGACCTTAATGGACAGCCTTGGGCCCGAGCGCATACCTGATTGGGCTGAACTGGTGAAACGTAACGAAGTCTATGGCAGCACGATTCAAAGCATGCTGGACGATATGCCACCGCTCCGCGCGATTCATTTTGCCTTTGTGTTGAGAAATGCCAAAGATGGCTGGACGCTTCCGCAGCGGCAAAAGTATTTCCAATTCTTCCCGAAAGCTGCTCAGCACCCGGGGGGTGCGAGCTATGCGGGTTTTCTAGATAACATGCGAGATGAAGCCTACGCAACTTGTTCACCCTCTGAAAAAGTATTGCTGGAACCGATCTTGAGCCAATCACTGACTGCCGAACCATTCCAAGCCACCGCGCCGGTTGGACCTGGTCGGCAATGGACAAAGGCAGAGGCACTAAAGGTGCTGAGTGGAAACCTGAAAGGCCGCGACAAGGAAAGCGGCCGCAACTTGTTTCATGCCACCTCCTGTGCCAAATGCCATCGTTTTCGGGGCGAGGGAGGAGCCATTGGCCCCGATCTGTCGACGGTTGCCAACAAGTTTTCGCTCTCGGATGTGCTCGATTCCCTTTTGGAACCAAGCAAGGTCATCTCCGACCAGTACGATTCGCAACAGGTGTTGACTGCAGATGGCCTGCTTCTACAAGGTCGGGTGATTGAACTTGATGATGAATATCAAGTCTACACAGCGGACCCCGATGCACCTCCCGCGATCATTCCACGTGAAGATGTCGAAGAAATCAATCCTTCCAATATCTCTCAGATGCCCACGGGGCTGATCGACACACTTAATGATGAAGAATTGAAAGACTTGGTTGCCTATCTGATGGGAAAATAG
- the gyrA gene encoding DNA gyrase subunit A: protein MSTDSSDPQEPSFDPAHAIAARLIDLPIEDELKASYLTYAMSVIVSRALPDVRDGLKPSQRRILVAMNDLNLTPGAGRVKCAKISGDTSGNYHPHGESVIYPTLVRMAQEWNMRHVLIDKQGNFGSIAGLPPAAMRYTEARMSPFAALMLDDLKLDTVDFVPTYDERHSEPTVLPAKFPNLLVNGANGIAVGMATSIPPHNLGEVCRGVIALLDNPEITVQELMEHVPGPDFPTGGIICGRSSIWKGYETGRSTIVVRARTSIEETGKKTRIIIHEIPYQQARDRVEERIAQLAQDGKIPGISATRNESDLKEPVRLILELKRDADPDVVLNQLYKFSPLQETFSVIFLSLVDGKPRVLTLKEMLGEFIRHRETVIRRRTLFLLAKARKRKHTVQGLLLAHANIDEVIRVIRASKTQPEAKQALMAIKTPGALLERALGAEGYAQFQEERGVAEEYSLSPVQADAILRMTLGQLVNLEQEKLAEEHGKLMEEITEHVGILGDQEKIRSIIREDCEMLIAKHSDPRRTEISNEEIGDVDLEDLIEEEQMVVSISHNGYIKRTPSSVYRAQRRGGKGIKGAKVDEDDPVEHLFVTSTHDYLLFFTSKGKVYWQKVYNLPQLSRDAKGRAVVNLLNLAEDESITDCRAVRDFDLPDHYLIMATKQGLVKKTELKAYSRPLKSGIIAIKLREDDELVDVAITKSGDELVLSTAKGMAIRFNESDARPMGRNTSGVKGIKLSKGDSLVGMVVADPDATLLTACANGYGKRTPFGPNAIPESTSDEPASAGDESDSEDETSSSFRYRTQNRGGKGVRDIKTTERNGPVVDIVRVDDQDELMMMTARGKIQRVKVSDFNPIGRNTQGVRIMTLDEGDTLTAVVRVPQEETVEAEVLSADPDAVEPPSTDETPPGE from the coding sequence GTGTCGACCGACTCCAGCGATCCTCAAGAACCTTCCTTCGATCCCGCGCATGCGATTGCCGCTCGGTTGATTGATTTGCCGATCGAAGATGAGCTAAAAGCCAGCTACCTCACCTACGCGATGAGCGTGATTGTGAGCCGTGCGCTGCCCGATGTACGCGATGGCCTCAAGCCTTCGCAACGACGCATTTTGGTGGCGATGAACGACCTAAATCTCACACCTGGTGCAGGTCGTGTGAAGTGTGCCAAAATCTCAGGCGACACGAGCGGTAACTACCATCCCCACGGCGAAAGCGTGATCTATCCCACGCTCGTGCGTATGGCCCAAGAATGGAACATGCGCCACGTGCTGATCGACAAGCAGGGAAACTTCGGTTCGATCGCCGGCCTGCCCCCGGCAGCCATGCGATATACCGAAGCGCGAATGTCCCCTTTTGCCGCACTGATGCTCGACGATCTCAAACTCGACACGGTGGATTTCGTCCCCACGTACGATGAGCGCCACAGCGAGCCGACCGTATTGCCGGCGAAGTTTCCCAACCTGTTGGTCAACGGCGCCAACGGTATCGCCGTTGGTATGGCAACCAGCATCCCCCCCCACAATCTGGGCGAAGTTTGCCGCGGTGTCATTGCACTTCTGGACAATCCCGAGATCACGGTGCAGGAACTGATGGAGCATGTCCCGGGACCTGATTTTCCTACAGGCGGCATCATCTGTGGCCGGTCGTCAATCTGGAAAGGCTACGAAACAGGCCGCAGCACGATCGTCGTTCGTGCCCGCACTTCCATCGAGGAAACGGGGAAGAAAACTCGGATTATCATTCACGAAATCCCCTACCAACAAGCCCGCGACCGGGTCGAGGAACGCATCGCCCAACTGGCCCAGGATGGCAAGATCCCAGGCATCTCTGCTACCCGTAACGAAAGCGATCTCAAAGAGCCTGTTCGGCTGATACTGGAGCTTAAGCGAGATGCCGATCCCGATGTGGTGTTGAACCAACTCTACAAATTCTCACCTCTGCAGGAGACTTTCTCGGTCATTTTCCTTTCCCTGGTGGACGGAAAGCCTCGTGTGCTGACGCTCAAGGAAATGCTGGGTGAGTTTATCCGTCACCGCGAGACGGTTATCCGCCGCCGCACGCTCTTCCTGTTGGCCAAGGCTCGCAAGCGAAAACATACCGTCCAGGGCCTCTTGCTCGCCCACGCTAATATCGATGAAGTGATTCGCGTTATTCGAGCCTCGAAGACCCAGCCAGAGGCCAAGCAGGCTCTCATGGCGATCAAGACTCCCGGGGCACTGCTCGAGAGGGCACTCGGGGCCGAAGGATACGCCCAGTTTCAAGAGGAACGTGGCGTGGCCGAGGAGTATTCGCTCTCGCCAGTGCAGGCTGACGCGATCCTCCGCATGACCTTGGGTCAGTTGGTCAATCTCGAACAAGAAAAGCTTGCCGAGGAGCATGGCAAGCTAATGGAAGAAATTACAGAGCATGTTGGCATTCTGGGCGACCAGGAGAAAATCCGCAGCATCATCCGCGAAGATTGCGAAATGCTGATCGCCAAGCATTCGGACCCCCGTCGCACTGAGATTTCTAACGAAGAAATTGGTGACGTTGATCTGGAAGACCTGATCGAAGAAGAGCAGATGGTCGTTTCGATTTCGCACAATGGCTATATCAAGAGAACCCCGTCGAGTGTTTACCGTGCTCAGCGCCGGGGAGGCAAGGGCATCAAGGGAGCCAAGGTCGACGAGGATGATCCCGTTGAGCATCTGTTTGTCACCAGTACCCACGACTATTTACTGTTCTTCACGTCGAAAGGCAAAGTCTATTGGCAAAAAGTGTATAACTTGCCCCAGCTTTCCCGGGATGCGAAAGGGAGGGCCGTGGTGAATCTGTTGAATCTGGCCGAAGACGAAAGCATCACCGACTGCCGGGCGGTCCGCGATTTTGATCTGCCCGATCACTATTTGATCATGGCCACTAAGCAAGGTTTGGTGAAAAAGACAGAACTCAAAGCATACAGTCGCCCTCTCAAGAGCGGCATCATCGCTATTAAGCTTCGCGAAGACGACGAGTTGGTCGACGTGGCCATTACCAAGAGCGGCGATGAATTGGTCCTCTCTACTGCCAAGGGGATGGCGATTCGCTTCAACGAGTCGGACGCCCGTCCGATGGGCCGCAATACTAGCGGGGTTAAAGGAATCAAGCTCTCCAAGGGGGACAGCCTGGTGGGAATGGTCGTCGCCGATCCCGATGCGACCTTGCTCACCGCTTGCGCCAACGGCTACGGCAAGCGAACCCCCTTCGGCCCCAACGCGATCCCTGAATCCACCTCTGATGAGCCTGCTTCAGCGGGCGACGAATCGGATTCTGAAGACGAAACCAGCAGCTCCTTCCGCTATCGCACGCAGAATCGTGGCGGCAAGGGAGTCCGCGATATCAAAACCACTGAGCGCAACGGCCCCGTGGTTGATATCGTCCGGGTCGATGACCAAGACGAGCTGATGATGATGACCGCCCGCGGCAAAATCCAACGGGTCAAAGTGAGCGACTTCAACCCCATCGGCCGCAACACGCAAGGCGTACGCATCATGACGCTTGATGAAGGGGACACTCTCACCGCTGTGGTACGTGTCCCACAGGAAGAAACGGTGGAGGCTGAGGTACTCTCTGCAGATCCTGATGCTGTAGAACCGCCATCAACGGACGAGACGCCCCCAGGCGAGTGA
- a CDS encoding Gfo/Idh/MocA family protein: protein MVGHGFMARAHTNAYKRVSDFFPELAYRPVLQAACGRDEAKVKAFAEQWGYASHETDWRKLISRDDIDAVDICVPNNLHKEIAIAAAKAGKMILCEKPLSMTVAEGEEMCKAVEAAGVANMVWYNYRRIPAVTLAKQLIDSGRLGRIYHFRANFLQDWTISGDVPQGGAATWRLDSAAAGSGVTGDLLSHCIDTALWLNGQIKDVSAMTETFVKERLHAETGEVQPVGIDDACAFLCHFDNGSLGLFESTRYARGHKALFTFEINGENASIRWDLHDLNRLEYFDHGDDSIVRGWRTVHVTEGEMPYMNRWWVPGLSIGYEHSFVHQVADFLEDLEKGRPCQPDFRSALQTQAVCEAVLNSGKSREWVAVS, encoded by the coding sequence ATGGTTGGCCATGGTTTTATGGCCCGAGCGCATACGAATGCTTACAAGCGAGTCAGTGATTTCTTTCCTGAGTTGGCCTACCGGCCTGTCTTGCAGGCTGCCTGTGGTCGGGACGAGGCTAAGGTCAAAGCGTTTGCCGAGCAGTGGGGCTACGCTTCGCACGAAACCGATTGGCGAAAACTCATCTCGCGCGACGATATCGACGCGGTTGATATTTGCGTACCCAACAATCTGCACAAAGAGATCGCCATAGCAGCGGCCAAAGCAGGGAAGATGATACTCTGCGAGAAACCACTCTCCATGACGGTCGCCGAAGGCGAGGAAATGTGCAAGGCAGTTGAGGCTGCTGGAGTTGCCAACATGGTATGGTACAACTACCGGCGTATCCCCGCCGTCACGCTGGCCAAACAGCTCATCGACTCCGGCCGGTTGGGCCGCATTTACCACTTTCGCGCCAATTTCTTGCAAGACTGGACCATCTCCGGTGATGTGCCCCAAGGAGGTGCTGCAACATGGCGGCTCGATTCGGCGGCGGCTGGGTCAGGTGTCACAGGCGACTTGCTATCGCACTGCATCGACACTGCCCTGTGGCTCAACGGGCAAATCAAAGATGTCAGTGCGATGACCGAAACCTTTGTCAAAGAGCGCCTCCACGCCGAGACGGGGGAGGTACAGCCCGTGGGAATCGACGATGCGTGTGCATTCCTGTGTCATTTCGACAACGGATCGCTGGGGCTGTTTGAGTCGACTCGCTACGCGCGGGGTCACAAGGCCCTCTTCACATTTGAAATCAATGGCGAAAACGCCTCGATTCGCTGGGACCTACACGATTTGAATCGGTTAGAATACTTCGATCACGGCGACGACTCGATCGTGCGCGGCTGGCGCACCGTCCACGTCACCGAGGGAGAGATGCCGTATATGAACCGTTGGTGGGTGCCTGGATTGAGCATCGGTTACGAACACAGTTTCGTCCACCAAGTGGCCGACTTCCTGGAGGATCTCGAAAAAGGTCGACCTTGCCAACCTGATTTTCGTAGTGCTCTCCAGACTCAAGCCGTCTGCGAGGCGGTCCTCAATTCGGGCAAGTCTCGCGAATGGGTTGCTGTTTCTTAA